The Deltaproteobacteria bacterium genome contains the following window.
CTGCGCCTCGGCCGAGAAGCCGTGCGCGGTGAGTACGGCGACGCACGCGGCGAGCACGGCGGACTCGTCGTCGGTCTCGTAGAGGCGCGTGTGCCGCGCGCGCTCCTCGGGCGAGATCGGCGCGAGCGCGAGCGCTTCGGGCGGAGGCGGGGCGGCGGCGCAGCCGAGGCCGAGCGCAGTGATGAGGGCGGGCAGGAGCGAACGCAGGAGCAATGCGGCCTCGGGGAAGGGGCGACCACGATAACGGGCGCGAGGGCGACGACCTCGTCCGGCTCGAGCGGCAGATTGCAGGGCGGCTGGGCCGTCGTCAGCTTGCGTGCGGCGGCTCGAGTCGCCTCTGGTGTCTCGTCTCGGGGGTGCGGAAGTGCGGCGAGTCTTCTTCAGTGCAGCAGTGCTCCTGTTCGCGTCCGCTTTGCTCGCCTCGCCGGGCGGCGTGACCCGCGAGCAGTTCCTCGAGCAGAACGGGATCGATCCCGCAGAGCCCGCGTTCGTGCGGATCGTTCGATCCGAGCTTCCGGGGAACTGCGACGGCAAGGCAGTCGCCGATTTCGTCGCGGAGAGCACGCCGCTGTGGTTGTCGGTGCAGCAAGGTGATCTGGAGCGAGGATCGACGGATGGTCACACGGTCGTGAGGTTGGCGATCGCGAACGGCCAACCGACCGAGAGCACGGTCGCCTGGGACTCGATCGGATCCCCCTCGCTGATGGAGCGGCTCGAAGCCGACTTCTCGCGCATTCGATTCGCGCGGACCTGCGTTGGCGCTGCGGAAATCGAGCTTCGATTTCATCTCCCGAGCGAACCCGCGCGAGCGTCGCTCTAGGGGCGGCGCAGCGCAGCGCGTTCGGTTCAGCGCGCGCCCTCGCGCGGCGGCCTCACGAGCAGCATGGCGATGGCGCCGACGAGCATCACGCCTGCGAGCCCCGTGAACACGGGCACGAAGCTGCCCGCGACGTCGGCGGCGCGACCCACGAGCGGCGGCGCCGCCAACAACAAGGGCAAGCCGAGCACGCCGTGCAGGCCCATCGCGCGCCCGAGCACGCGCGGACCGAAGCACGCTGCCTGCAGCACCGGCCCCGAGACGCCGAAGCCGCCGCCCGCGAAGCCCGCGGGCAGCGCGATCGCGAGGAAGCCCGCGAGGCTCTGCGAGTGCGCGACGCCGATCCAGCCCACGCCCGAGAGCGCGAACACCACCGCGGCTACGACCTGCTTCGGGAAGCGCTCGTGCAGCCAGCCCGTCGCGATGCGGCCGCAGAACGCGCCCACCGACATCGCCGACGCGACCCAGCGTGCGTCGCTCGCCGGCACACCCACGTTCTCCATGTGCTTCACCACGAAGACGCCGCCGAGCGAGGCGGCCGTAGCGATCGCGAGCGACGCTCCCAGCACCCAGAAATTGCGGTCCCGCAGCAGCGCGCCCACCGCGCCTTCGGGCTCCGCGGGGGAAGCCGCCGCGCTGCCGAACGACTCGGGCGTCACGTTCTGGTCGGGTGCGTCGCCGTCCGGCAGCTGCCCCACGTCCTCGGGCCGCTTCACCGCGAACGCCGCGATCGCGGGGCCGAGCAGTACGAGCGCCGTGCACGCGAGGGTGAGCAGTGCGCCGCGCCAGCCGAGCCGCGCGATCAGCTCTTGCCCGACGAGCGGGATCGTGATGCCTGCGGCGCTCGTGCCGAGGCTCGTGAGCGCGAGCGCGCGGCTGCGCCTGCGCACGAACCAGCCCGCGACCATCACCTGCGGACCGATCTGTCCGTAGGCGCCGATGCCGATTGCGGCCAACACCGCGAACGCAGCGAGCGCGGGCACGCTCTCCGCTCGCGAGGCCGCGGCGAGCGAACCGGCGCCGAGCGCGAGGGCCCCTAACAACACCGGGCGCAGCGGGCCCAAGTCGAGCAGCAAGCCCACCAGTGGACCGGTGAGCGCGAGCGCGAGGATGAACAGCGCCATGCCCGTGCCGAGCGACTGCGCGTCGAGGCCGAACTCGGCGCCGAGCGGCGTGACCAGGAAACCGAAGGTCTCGAGCAGGCCGGGCCCGAGCCAGATCAGCGCCGCCCCGAGCGCGACGATCCGCCAGCCATCGAAGCGCGCGCGCGGTTGCATCGCACGCAACGTTAGTTGCACCGGCTGACTCGCTGCGAGTCGAGGCGTATGGTGCGCCCATCTTCAGGAGCAACAATGGCGACTTCTTTTGCGCTGATCGACGACGGGCAGACGCACACGCTGAGTGCGGCCGTGGCAGGTGAGCGCGTGCGCATCTCTGCGGCCGATGCGAAGCGCGCGCTCGGCTACGAGCTGAAGCCCGAGGGCCTGTGCAAAGGCGCCGCGTGCTTCCCCGTGCGCGATCGCACCGCGCTCGTGAGCGGCGACGCGCTCGACCTCGGCGAGCTCGCGCGCGTGACCGGTCGTCCCCTCGCGCTCGACGTCGCGGAGCGCGCGGGTGCGCTCGGCGTTGCGGTGGAGGATCAGCTCGCCGCGCTGCGCGGGCTCGAGGCGCCGGACTTCGCGCTCCCCGACTTCTCAGGGAGGGTGCACCGCCTCTCGGGCTATCGCGGCAAGAAGGTGCTGCTGATCGCCTACTCGAGCTGGTGAGGCTGCCGCGAGGACCTGCCCGTGTGGCAGTCGCTGTATGAAGAGTTGGGATCGCTCGGCTTCGTGCCGATCACCATCGCGCTCGACCGCAATGCGGACGAGCCGCGGCCGTTCGTGGAGAAGGCGAAGCCCACGCATCCGAGCCTGCTCGACACCGAGCACCGCGTGGCGGAGCTGTTCCACATCGTGAACGTGCCGACCATGATCTGGATCGACGAGCGCGGCGTGATCGTGCGCCCGCAGGACAACCAGTTCGGCACCGACACGTTCACGCAGTTCCACGGGAAATCGTCGGGGATCTATCTCGAGCTCGTGCGCAAGTGGGTGCGCGAAGGCAAGGGCGCGCTGGCGGCGGACGAGGTGCGCAAGCACCAGCAGACGCCGACGCCGGAGTGGCAGCTCGCGCGTGCAGAGCGCGCGCTCGCGTGGCACCTCCACAAGGCGGGGCGCAGCGAGGCGGCGGAGCGCCACTTCGTGCGCGCCGGCCAGCTCGCGCCCAAGGACTGGACGATTCGCCGCGGCTCGATGCCGATCCGCGGGCTGAACCCGTTCGGCCCGGACTTCTTCGAGCTGGCGAAGCAGGGCGGCGCGGAGTTCCCGATGGACGAAGTGTCGAAGACGCGCGTCGCGCCGCGGGCCACGCTTTGAGGCGAGCGCGCGCACCGGGTTTGCAGCTCGTGCGCGCGTTCGCATTGCTGAGCGCACTCGCGTTCGCCGCACACGCAGAGGACGCGACAGCGCCCGAGGCCGAGGCGCTGCGCGCGATGGACGCGTTCATGGCCGCGTTCAACGCGCGCGACGTCGAGGCTTGGATCGCGACGCTGAACTTTCCCCACGTGCGCATCGCGAGCGGGCAGGTCGCGGTGTTCCGCGACGCCGCGGAGTTCCGTAACAACTTCGAGTTCGCGCGCTTCGCCGAGCAGACGGGCTGGAGCCGCAGCGAGTGGACCGAGCGGCGCGTGATCCAGGCCGGGCCCGACAAGGTGCACGTGGCGGTCGTGTTCACGCGCTTTCGCGAGGACGGCTCGGTGCTCGCGAGGTACGAGTCGCTCTACGTCGTGACGCAGCAGGGCGGACACTGGGGTGTGCAGGCGCGCTCCAGCTATGCGCCCTGACGGGCCAGCGCGGCGCCGGGAGGCGAGAGAGATGGGGCTTCGCCGAATCGCAGGTCTGGTCGCAGCGCTGGCATGTGCGGTCGCCTCGGCGAACGAGGCGATGGCGCAGACGACGA
Protein-coding sequences here:
- a CDS encoding MFS transporter produces the protein MQPRARFDGWRIVALGAALIWLGPGLLETFGFLVTPLGAEFGLDAQSLGTGMALFILALALTGPLVGLLLDLGPLRPVLLGALALGAGSLAAASRAESVPALAAFAVLAAIGIGAYGQIGPQVMVAGWFVRRRSRALALTSLGTSAAGITIPLVGQELIARLGWRGALLTLACTALVLLGPAIAAFAVKRPEDVGQLPDGDAPDQNVTPESFGSAAASPAEPEGAVGALLRDRNFWVLGASLAIATAASLGGVFVVKHMENVGVPASDARWVASAMSVGAFCGRIATGWLHERFPKQVVAAVVFALSGVGWIGVAHSQSLAGFLAIALPAGFAGGGFGVSGPVLQAACFGPRVLGRAMGLHGVLGLPLLLAAPPLVGRAADVAGSFVPVFTGLAGVMLVGAIAMLLVRPPREGAR
- a CDS encoding thioredoxin family protein, with product MWQSLYEELGSLGFVPITIALDRNADEPRPFVEKAKPTHPSLLDTEHRVAELFHIVNVPTMIWIDERGVIVRPQDNQFGTDTFTQFHGKSSGIYLELVRKWVREGKGALAADEVRKHQQTPTPEWQLARAERALAWHLHKAGRSEAAERHFVRAGQLAPKDWTIRRGSMPIRGLNPFGPDFFELAKQGGAEFPMDEVSKTRVAPRATL